The Brasilonema sennae CENA114 genome includes a region encoding these proteins:
- a CDS encoding DUF2283 domain-containing protein translates to MQAKYDTEQDILRIRWSDAPIEESDQEQSGVILDYDQQGNVIGVEILNASHKISQWQQLTSPIRVDG, encoded by the coding sequence ATGCAAGCTAAATACGACACAGAGCAAGATATTCTACGGATTCGTTGGTCAGATGCACCAATTGAAGAAAGCGACCAAGAGCAGTCTGGAGTCATTCTTGACTATGATCAACAAGGCAATGTGATTGGTGTAGAAATTCTCAACGCTTCCCATAAAATTAGCCAGTGGCAACAATTGACTTCACCTATTAGGGTAGATGGCTAA
- a CDS encoding ATP-binding protein, which produces MQRPQPETVTLDDVVITEELSRRTPRPPNLLSENQGLHALARQLVNQPEIMLQNLVDMALDLCTAQSVGVSLLQTTPSGEEVFGWIVLAGTLKQYVGNTAPRNFSPCGTCLDRGTPQLYSYPGRYFTYFQEAEAQIVESLVLPLTADNHALGTIWIVSHDEQRHFDSEDVRVMTSLADFTAAALLLNQRQTRELLAANAALEAEIIERKRSQEALRENDAYLKSLVNLVPDMLWRNDVTGNTSWYNQRWLDYTGQTMEEAQGYGWLEVIDPEDRAQSLANFQNAVNERRLLRQEHRIRGTDGNYRWFLIQASPVFDARGCIIQWFGTATDIHEQRTVLETLRESEERLQLAADAATFGTYEYIPQTDQINWSTTLKAIHGLLEDAEITFARLSEFIHPDDQEQTLGKFHQFLSPDAPGPYEHEFRIVRTDGAVRWVLDKGQVFFTGEGEHRRVDRAIGVTLDITDRKLSEAALHESEQRLRTLIENLPGGAAFVVDRNLRYLLAEGEALYAAGFKREDLVGKTIFEAMPPELTAKYEELYRMALLGESFEHEHNAHDHSYISRGTPLRTKSGEVYAVLAVSYDISDRKKAEVALRESEERFRLFVTASSDIIYRMSADWSQMRNLEGKNILASTENPSHTWLETYIPKEEQPQVWAVIQEAIRTKSTFELEHRVIEQDGTIGWTFSRAIPMLNEQGEIIEWFGAASDVTDRKQTEAAIAQDLKDTQLLRDLSARLVTEGNIQALYQEIMATAIALTRADAGTVQILDEATQELVLLATQDFERNMIEHFYRVNASSNTPCGIALVTGERTFVDFDVPENEDPDGSCRVHVEAGYLCAHSTPLIARSGKAIGMFSTHWRKHYRPSDRELRFLDLLARQAADLIEQRQVQVALRESEEKYRTLFNSIDEGFCIFELIEDDEGNAVDWIYLEANPAFEQQTGFINPIGKRIREFQPDLERLWFERFAGVARTGQPMRFVQYTEAMGIWYDVYALPVGVAGDNRVSLLFTDITDRKRREANLAFLAGLMNDFAPLATAKEIMEMAGKRIAEHLDLSRYMFVEIYPEAGTCTYLLPSRPAGQLEIRGSYILADYHTEEEHRLLSTGHSMVMNDVRDGTRSPEQIAAFEAFDIASIVNTPYLSNGRWVFDLGVARSKPSVWREDEIELLREISGRVWLRIERARTEVDLRQSEEKYRSLFNSMDEGYFLCDVIFDETDQPTDLFYIDENPAAVRMTGQSFRGQRLREINPNYEEYWYEIFGRVAQTGQAERLERYAAPNQIWYDFYVFKVGCDDTRRVAVVFNDITDRKRAEEQLRYAAETDAFRLKLSDALRPLSDPVAMQETAMQTLGAYLNVNRAFYGEVLDDDDTLVIGSGYADGLSPIVAQIKFSEFDSDLLTDYRAGRTVVINDLYVDMQLSAKAKTEFDAIQVRAAVGVALLKNEKVRAILSIHQSVPRQWTPSEIALLEETADRTWAAVERARAEAALRESEMQRVREQSVLEQERQRAESLAELDRAKTTFFSNVSHEFRTPLTLLLAPLQDALNDRTTPLAPPQRERLELAHRNTNRLRKLVNTLLDFSRIEAGRMEAVYEATDLALLTTELASVFRSAIERAGVRLIVDCPPLPEPVYVDREMWEKIVLNLVSNAFKFTFEGEIAVRLHLADQRHVKLQVEDTGTGISPEELPHLFERFYQIRGTKARTHQGSGIGLALVHELIRLNGGTVDVSSTIGQGTCFTVTIPLGTAHLPNDRISATRTQASTGIGADPYVQEAERWLPEEGNRERLTGNREQGAEEGGESAEEITPSSPSSPLSPSPRILLVDDNADMRDYLTRILSEHVQVQAVGDGAAALAAAQERVPDLVLSDVMMPQLDGLELLKALRAEACTREVPIILLSARAGVESVVEGLEAGADDYLIKPFSATELVSRVNAHLQMAHLRLEALRQERTTSRRKDEMLSIVSHELNTPLVAILGWTRLLRANPPSHSMLMKSLETIERNATLQAKLISDLLDISRITAGKLHLNLEPVELQSVIETAIATVHQTQKTKDIELTCLLDPLPIIVQGDLDRLQQIVLNLLTNSIKFTPKAGRIEIRLDANETQAQIKVSDTGCGISAEFLPHVFDSFRQAESSKSQSIKGLGLGLAIARHLVELHGGTIYAESPGFGQGATFTVNLALISVSF; this is translated from the coding sequence ATGCAACGACCTCAACCAGAAACAGTCACATTAGACGATGTTGTCATTACCGAGGAGTTATCCCGCCGAACCCCTCGTCCCCCAAACTTGCTCTCAGAAAATCAGGGATTGCATGCGTTGGCGCGGCAGTTGGTAAATCAGCCGGAAATAATGCTCCAAAATCTGGTTGACATGGCACTGGACTTATGCACTGCCCAAAGCGTAGGAGTCAGCTTGCTACAGACAACTCCGAGTGGTGAAGAAGTCTTTGGCTGGATTGTTTTAGCAGGAACATTAAAACAGTACGTAGGCAACACCGCACCCCGCAACTTTAGTCCTTGTGGAACGTGCCTTGATAGGGGTACTCCTCAGCTTTATTCCTATCCCGGTCGATATTTCACCTATTTTCAAGAGGCAGAAGCACAGATTGTTGAGAGCCTAGTCTTACCACTGACCGCTGATAACCATGCCCTTGGTACCATCTGGATTGTATCTCACGATGAGCAGCGACATTTTGACAGTGAAGATGTCCGGGTGATGACGAGTTTGGCAGACTTTACAGCAGCAGCGTTGCTTCTGAATCAGCGACAAACGAGGGAATTGCTTGCTGCCAATGCTGCCCTAGAAGCTGAAATTATTGAACGCAAGCGATCGCAAGAAGCATTACGCGAGAATGATGCATACTTAAAGTCTCTTGTCAACCTGGTGCCCGATATGCTCTGGCGCAATGACGTAACTGGCAACACCAGTTGGTACAACCAGCGCTGGCTGGACTACACCGGACAGACGATGGAGGAGGCACAGGGCTATGGCTGGCTAGAGGTGATTGATCCCGAGGATCGCGCCCAATCCCTCGCCAATTTTCAGAACGCGGTGAATGAGCGTCGTCTCCTGCGACAAGAACACCGCATTCGGGGTACAGACGGAAACTATCGCTGGTTTCTGATTCAGGCAAGTCCGGTCTTTGACGCCCGAGGATGCATTATTCAATGGTTCGGAACCGCCACCGATATTCATGAGCAGCGGACTGTGCTTGAGACGTTACGCGAATCGGAAGAACGGCTACAGCTGGCTGCCGATGCTGCCACTTTTGGTACCTATGAGTATATTCCGCAAACCGATCAAATCAACTGGTCAACAACGTTGAAAGCGATTCATGGCTTGCTAGAAGACGCAGAAATTACCTTTGCTCGGTTATCAGAGTTTATTCATCCCGACGATCAAGAGCAGACTTTGGGCAAATTCCATCAATTCCTCAGTCCAGACGCCCCCGGACCTTACGAGCATGAGTTTCGCATTGTGCGGACGGATGGAGCCGTGCGCTGGGTACTCGATAAAGGGCAGGTATTCTTCACGGGTGAGGGAGAACACCGTAGAGTTGATCGCGCTATCGGTGTAACGCTTGACATCACTGATCGCAAGCTCTCAGAAGCAGCCTTGCACGAATCGGAACAACGTTTGCGGACGTTGATTGAGAATCTGCCAGGTGGGGCAGCGTTTGTCGTTGACCGCAATCTGCGCTATCTGCTTGCCGAAGGCGAAGCACTCTATGCCGCCGGTTTCAAAAGAGAAGATTTAGTCGGCAAAACCATTTTCGAGGCGATGCCGCCCGAATTAACCGCCAAGTATGAGGAGCTATACCGCATGGCTCTCTTGGGTGAGTCGTTTGAGCATGAGCACAATGCACACGATCACTCGTATATATCGCGCGGAACTCCGCTTCGCACGAAAAGCGGCGAAGTTTATGCTGTGCTTGCCGTCTCTTACGACATATCCGATCGCAAAAAAGCAGAAGTTGCTTTGCGCGAGAGCGAAGAACGATTCCGCTTATTCGTCACCGCTAGCTCGGACATAATATACAGAATGAGCGCAGATTGGAGTCAGATGCGTAACCTGGAAGGTAAGAACATCCTCGCCAGCACTGAGAACCCCAGCCACACATGGCTTGAAACGTATATTCCCAAGGAGGAGCAGCCGCAGGTATGGGCTGTCATCCAAGAAGCCATCCGAACCAAGAGCACGTTTGAGTTGGAACATCGGGTTATTGAACAGGACGGCACAATCGGCTGGACGTTCTCGCGCGCCATCCCAATGCTGAATGAGCAGGGTGAAATCATTGAATGGTTCGGAGCAGCAAGTGATGTGACCGATCGCAAACAAACCGAAGCAGCGATCGCTCAAGACCTTAAAGATACACAACTGTTGCGTGACCTGAGCGCACGGCTCGTCACCGAAGGCAACATTCAGGCGCTTTATCAAGAGATTATGGCAACGGCGATCGCCCTCACGAGGGCAGATGCCGGAACGGTGCAAATTCTCGATGAAGCAACGCAAGAACTGGTGCTGCTCGCTACCCAGGACTTTGAGCGAAATATGATCGAGCATTTCTACCGCGTCAACGCCAGTTCAAACACGCCTTGTGGCATTGCACTGGTAACGGGCGAGCGCACCTTCGTTGATTTCGATGTGCCAGAAAATGAAGACCCCGACGGTTCATGCCGAGTGCACGTGGAGGCAGGTTATCTCTGTGCCCACTCCACGCCGCTGATTGCTCGTTCGGGTAAAGCGATCGGCATGTTTTCAACGCATTGGCGCAAACACTATCGACCGAGCGATCGCGAACTGCGCTTTCTCGATTTACTCGCCCGCCAAGCGGCTGATCTAATTGAGCAGCGGCAAGTCCAAGTCGCCCTGCGCGAATCGGAAGAAAAATACCGCACTTTATTTAATTCGATTGATGAAGGCTTTTGCATTTTTGAATTAATCGAGGACGACGAGGGCAACGCGGTTGATTGGATTTATCTAGAAGCGAATCCGGCGTTCGAGCAGCAGACCGGCTTCATCAATCCAATCGGTAAGCGCATCAGGGAGTTTCAGCCCGACCTCGAACGCCTCTGGTTCGAGCGGTTCGCGGGCGTCGCCCGAACGGGTCAGCCGATGCGCTTCGTACAATACACCGAAGCGATGGGCATTTGGTATGACGTTTACGCGCTGCCCGTTGGCGTGGCGGGCGACAACCGCGTGTCGCTTCTGTTCACTGACATCACCGATCGCAAACGCCGCGAAGCAAATCTCGCTTTCCTCGCCGGTTTGATGAACGATTTTGCGCCGCTTGCCACTGCCAAAGAAATTATGGAAATGGCGGGCAAACGCATCGCCGAACATCTCGATCTGTCGCGCTACATGTTTGTTGAGATTTACCCAGAGGCAGGCACATGCACATATCTGCTCCCCAGCCGTCCCGCCGGGCAGCTTGAGATCCGCGGGAGCTACATACTCGCCGATTACCACACCGAAGAGGAACACCGCCTGCTCTCCACCGGGCATTCGATGGTCATGAACGACGTGCGCGACGGAACGCGTTCGCCCGAACAGATCGCGGCATTTGAGGCGTTCGACATCGCTTCGATCGTCAACACGCCTTATTTAAGCAACGGACGCTGGGTTTTCGATCTGGGCGTCGCGCGCAGCAAGCCTTCGGTTTGGCGCGAGGATGAAATCGAGCTTTTGCGGGAAATCTCCGGGCGCGTTTGGCTCCGAATCGAACGCGCCCGGACCGAAGTAGACCTGCGCCAGTCGGAAGAGAAATATCGATCGCTGTTCAACTCAATGGACGAAGGGTATTTCCTTTGTGACGTGATTTTTGACGAAACCGATCAGCCCACTGACCTCTTCTATATTGATGAGAATCCAGCCGCAGTTCGCATGACGGGGCAAAGTTTTCGGGGGCAGCGACTGAGAGAAATTAATCCAAACTATGAAGAATATTGGTACGAGATCTTTGGTCGCGTTGCCCAAACGGGTCAAGCTGAACGGCTAGAGCGATACGCCGCACCTAACCAAATTTGGTACGACTTTTATGTCTTTAAAGTCGGTTGTGATGACACTCGACGAGTTGCGGTTGTATTTAATGACATCACCGATCGCAAACGTGCAGAAGAACAATTGCGCTACGCTGCTGAGACGGATGCTTTCCGGTTGAAGTTGTCGGATGCACTGCGTCCCTTAAGCGATCCCGTTGCCATGCAGGAAACAGCCATGCAGACGCTAGGCGCTTATCTGAATGTAAATCGTGCTTTCTACGGTGAAGTCTTAGATGACGATGACACACTCGTGATCGGTTCGGGTTATGCCGACGGACTTTCCCCAATTGTGGCACAGATTAAATTTTCCGAGTTTGACTCCGATTTGCTCACGGATTATCGCGCCGGACGAACGGTTGTGATCAATGACCTTTACGTGGATATGCAGCTTTCGGCGAAGGCAAAGACAGAGTTCGATGCCATTCAGGTGCGGGCTGCCGTTGGAGTGGCGCTCTTGAAAAATGAAAAAGTGCGGGCAATCTTGAGCATTCATCAGTCTGTGCCGCGCCAATGGACTCCAAGCGAAATCGCATTGCTAGAAGAAACCGCCGATCGCACTTGGGCAGCCGTAGAGCGTGCCCGTGCCGAAGCTGCCCTCCGTGAATCAGAAATGCAGCGAGTTCGAGAACAATCTGTCCTTGAACAAGAACGCCAACGTGCTGAATCTCTAGCCGAACTCGATCGCGCCAAAACCACTTTCTTCAGCAACGTTTCTCACGAATTCCGCACGCCGTTAACGTTGCTGCTGGCTCCCCTACAAGATGCCTTGAACGATCGCACCACACCCCTCGCCCCTCCTCAACGGGAACGACTGGAACTGGCGCATCGAAACACAAATCGACTCCGGAAACTGGTCAATACCCTACTCGACTTCTCGCGCATCGAAGCTGGACGCATGGAAGCGGTATACGAGGCGACAGACTTGGCACTGTTGACAACTGAGCTAGCAAGTGTATTTCGTTCCGCCATTGAGCGGGCAGGGGTACGGCTGATTGTCGATTGTCCACCGTTGCCAGAACCCGTCTACGTAGACCGTGAAATGTGGGAAAAAATTGTTCTCAACCTGGTCTCCAACGCCTTTAAGTTTACCTTTGAAGGTGAAATCGCCGTCAGGCTGCATCTTGCTGATCAGCGTCATGTAAAGTTACAGGTAGAAGATACAGGCACAGGGATTTCACCTGAGGAACTGCCCCATCTGTTTGAGCGATTCTACCAGATACGAGGAACAAAAGCAAGGACTCATCAAGGGTCTGGTATTGGTCTAGCGCTGGTGCATGAACTGATTCGACTAAATGGTGGCACCGTAGACGTGAGCAGCACCATAGGACAGGGAACTTGTTTCACCGTCACTATTCCTTTGGGCACAGCTCACCTGCCAAATGACCGTATCTCAGCAACACGTACTCAAGCATCAACAGGAATCGGTGCAGATCCTTATGTTCAGGAGGCTGAGCGTTGGCTACCGGAAGAAGGGAACAGGGAACGCTTAACAGGGAACAGGGAGCAAGGAGCAGAGGAAGGTGGGGAAAGTGCGGAAGAAATTACTCCCTCATCTCCCTCATCTCCCCTATCTCCCTCACCCCGCATTCTCCTAGTCGATGACAACGCCGACATGCGAGATTACCTGACGCGGATACTGAGCGAACACGTGCAAGTCCAAGCTGTTGGGGATGGAGCAGCGGCGCTGGCGGCGGCACAAGAGCGAGTGCCGGATCTGGTACTGAGTGATGTGATGATGCCACAGCTAGACGGCTTGGAGTTGCTCAAAGCATTGCGGGCTGAGGCATGCACAAGAGAAGTTCCCATCATCCTGCTTTCTGCCCGTGCAGGCGTTGAGTCGGTGGTAGAAGGACTCGAAGCTGGGGCGGACGACTACCTAATCAAGCCCTTCTCTGCCACCGAACTGGTATCCCGTGTAAATGCTCATCTCCAGATGGCACACCTGCGTCTTGAAGCACTCCGCCAGGAAAGAACCACCAGCCGCAGAAAGGACGAGATGCTGTCAATAGTGTCCCACGAACTGAATACCCCCCTGGTTGCCATTCTCGGTTGGACGCGATTACTCCGTGCAAATCCGCCCAGTCACTCTATGCTGATGAAATCGCTGGAGACAATTGAGCGCAATGCCACCCTGCAAGCTAAACTGATATCAGACTTGCTGGATATTTCACGGATTACCGCAGGCAAACTGCATCTTAACCTTGAGCCTGTTGAACTGCAATCGGTGATTGAAACGGCGATTGCCACAGTGCATCAAACCCAAAAAACCAAAGACATTGAGCTTACGTGTCTGCTTGACCCTTTACCAATAATAGTTCAAGGCGATCTAGACCGTTTGCAGCAGATTGTCTTAAATCTACTGACCAACTCCATCAAATTTACGCCTAAAGCAGGAAGAATTGAGATACGTCTTGATGCTAATGAAACTCAAGCTCAGATCAAGGTAAGTGACACTGGCTGCGGAATAAGTGCCGAGTTTCTGCCTCATGTTTTTGACAGTTTTCGTCAAGCAGAAAGTTCAAAGAGTCAATCTATTAAAGGGCTAGGGCTGGGACTGGCGATCGCCCGTCACTTGGTAGAACTCCACGGTGGCACCATCTACGCCGAAAGTCCTGGATTTGGGCAAGGTGCAACTTTTACTGTCAACTTAGCGCTTATTAGTGTTAGTTTTTAA
- a CDS encoding CheR family methyltransferase → MSKSDSELEFETLLDYLKQNCSYDLSGYKEGTLMRRVQYRMQQLEIENYRKYLQYLQNNSDECVSLFNTILINYSGFFRDRDSWDYLANNIIPQIITRKQPHERIRVWSAGCASGQEVYTLLMLLAEAVGIEQCLQRVQVFATDIDEDALAEARQASYSDKEVANIPSDLLSKYFEQTQQRYVFHSKLRRTIIFGVHDLAKNAPMSKIDLVVCRNVLIYFKPQTQEKTLVRFHFGLCDNGFLFLGNSEGLTNNKYIFTPVSLKHRIFAKGQNLTLQDHLLLRPRTDTKKAVNPLTTQIQMWKAAFLASPLAQLALDRSGRLLLANEQANTLFNLNISHIGAQVEDLEIARLINPSTSINLVDRDWAKPSAVRRSRTADSDNSHSSLDPKHIEWVTDNHTTYLDIYTTLISDESGKVLGTNLTFIDVTRNILLEDEIERLNSALVKVTQELKETKEVLHTTTQQFDSTQKELESVHQEMQFRINL, encoded by the coding sequence ATGAGTAAATCAGACAGCGAACTAGAGTTTGAAACTTTGCTGGACTACCTCAAGCAAAACTGTAGTTACGATCTGAGTGGTTATAAGGAAGGAACTTTGATGCGTCGGGTGCAATACCGTATGCAGCAGTTAGAAATCGAGAACTACCGGAAGTACTTGCAATATCTACAAAATAATTCAGACGAATGTGTTTCTCTGTTTAACACGATCTTAATTAATTACTCTGGCTTTTTTCGCGATCGCGATTCCTGGGATTATTTAGCGAACAACATCATTCCCCAAATTATCACACGCAAGCAGCCGCATGAAAGAATCCGAGTTTGGAGTGCTGGCTGTGCTTCTGGACAGGAAGTTTATACACTGCTTATGTTGCTAGCTGAGGCTGTTGGTATCGAGCAATGTTTGCAGCGAGTGCAAGTTTTTGCCACAGATATAGATGAAGATGCACTTGCTGAGGCGCGGCAAGCAAGTTATAGCGACAAAGAGGTAGCAAACATTCCGAGTGACCTACTGTCCAAATACTTTGAGCAAACCCAGCAACGCTACGTTTTTCACTCCAAACTGCGTCGCACAATCATTTTTGGTGTCCATGACTTGGCGAAGAATGCGCCCATGTCCAAAATTGACCTAGTTGTGTGCCGCAACGTGCTAATATACTTTAAACCCCAAACCCAGGAAAAAACTCTGGTTCGCTTTCATTTTGGCTTGTGTGATAATGGCTTTCTTTTCCTAGGTAACTCAGAAGGCTTGACCAACAACAAATATATCTTCACACCTGTCAGTTTGAAGCATCGTATTTTTGCGAAAGGACAAAATCTCACTTTACAGGATCACCTGCTGCTGCGACCCCGGACTGACACCAAAAAAGCAGTTAACCCTCTAACTACCCAAATCCAGATGTGGAAAGCAGCCTTCCTTGCTAGTCCATTAGCCCAGCTAGCACTGGATCGCAGTGGTCGCCTGCTTCTGGCTAATGAACAGGCTAACACCTTGTTTAATTTGAACATCAGTCATATTGGTGCGCAAGTGGAAGATCTAGAGATAGCGCGACTTATCAATCCATCCACTTCTATCAATCTGGTTGATCGCGATTGGGCGAAGCCCAGTGCCGTTCGGCGCAGCCGTACCGCAGATTCAGACAATAGCCACTCGTCGCTGGACCCCAAACATATAGAGTGGGTTACTGATAATCACACAACTTATCTAGACATCTACACCACACTAATATCAGATGAGAGTGGTAAGGTCCTAGGCACAAACCTGACTTTTATTGATGTCACCCGCAATATATTGTTAGAGGATGAAATTGAACGCTTAAACTCAGCCCTGGTAAAGGTGACTCAGGAACTAAAGGAGACAAAAGAAGTATTACATACTACAACACAACAATTCGATAGTACTCAAAAGGAGCTGGAAAGCGTACACCAGGAGATGCAATTTAGAATTAATTTGTGA
- a CDS encoding glycerate kinase, with translation MTNENNLWLSLAKQLVSNHQQLGRPFIQGILGGQGTGKTTMCNTLCAILKQLGYRTLSLSLDDLYKTHDERLALKQKQPRLVWRGPPGTHDVELGLTILQQVRQRKSPVAVPRFDKSLHAGAGDRTTPEIVENVDIVLFEGWFVGVRPIEPTAFDSAPPPIITDEDKAFARQMNSKLSDYLPLWQQLDNLILLYPKDYRLSLEWRKQAERQMIAAGKSGMSEKEVEQFVNYFWCSLHPELFINPLVKSPTFVDLVIEVNSDHSFGAVYQPNYV, from the coding sequence ATGACTAATGAAAATAATCTTTGGCTATCTTTAGCAAAACAACTAGTATCTAATCACCAACAATTGGGGCGTCCGTTCATACAAGGTATTTTAGGAGGACAGGGAACAGGCAAAACGACGATGTGTAATACTCTGTGCGCGATTCTCAAACAGTTGGGATACCGTACGCTGAGTTTATCTTTAGATGACTTGTACAAAACACATGACGAGCGCTTGGCATTAAAACAGAAACAGCCGCGCTTAGTTTGGCGTGGTCCTCCAGGAACACACGATGTAGAATTGGGTTTAACAATACTGCAGCAAGTCCGCCAGCGCAAAAGTCCTGTTGCAGTTCCCCGTTTCGACAAATCTCTTCATGCAGGTGCTGGCGATAGAACGACTCCAGAAATTGTAGAGAATGTAGATATTGTCTTGTTTGAAGGTTGGTTTGTGGGTGTACGACCAATTGAGCCTACTGCGTTTGACAGCGCACCGCCCCCTATCATAACAGATGAGGATAAAGCGTTTGCCCGTCAGATGAACAGCAAACTCAGCGATTACCTACCACTGTGGCAGCAGTTAGATAACCTAATTTTGCTGTATCCCAAAGATTATCGTCTTTCCTTAGAGTGGCGCAAACAAGCGGAACGGCAAATGATCGCTGCTGGTAAGTCAGGAATGAGTGAAAAAGAAGTGGAGCAATTTGTGAATTACTTTTGGTGTTCTTTGCACCCAGAATTGTTCATCAATCCGTTAGTTAAATCTCCCACATTTGTTGATTTAGTTATTGAGGTTAATAGTGACCACTCATTTGGTGCAGTCTATCAACCAAATTATGTTTAG
- a CDS encoding DUF565 domain-containing protein, whose amino-acid sequence MQNTRLNNLFNAIALRLRLWFFNPWRRFSVLIISCLFGFFLGSAVATTSGQTAEWDIVVAGVLLTLTEVGSRIYYGRSIRERQALWVESLNILKIGFMYSLFLEAFKLGS is encoded by the coding sequence ATGCAAAACACACGCTTAAACAACCTATTTAATGCCATTGCATTACGCTTGCGGCTATGGTTTTTCAATCCTTGGCGACGGTTTTCGGTTTTGATAATTAGTTGTTTATTCGGTTTTTTTTTGGGAAGCGCAGTTGCCACCACATCTGGACAAACTGCTGAATGGGACATTGTTGTTGCTGGAGTGTTATTGACATTAACAGAAGTCGGCAGCCGGATATACTACGGTCGTAGCATACGAGAGCGACAGGCGCTTTGGGTAGAATCTCTCAATATCCTTAAAATCGGTTTTATGTACAGCTTGTTTCTGGAAGCTTTCAAGCTTGGTTCGTGA